A single region of the Syngnathus acus chromosome 6, fSynAcu1.2, whole genome shotgun sequence genome encodes:
- the LOC119123920 gene encoding olfactomedin-4-like produces MVTSHNRSIPKGAGNLESQLLGLKFRLPQLLKDVSILEKEDDGELYGVVSLQVIENELVEIKNIVDKLNRTTQEFQHLTTDSGRQLMQLKAELQELEQYDSLQVEKSRKANQRLKRDLEICRNDAHNTQPTPHPDSGQTSDVCPHGKFVNITGPRFYSNGESTVNHKYGGWGRDPKPELGKENWYWRVILDVNNIYANHITFYSSLSSLTVGIKLPGNFYINPYNPTTNTIQGPNVVLYGDALFYNCYNFDQLCRFNVTSKTVSTLQLPQGTRYNSNGNFCQFSECYIYTDIDLATDESGVWLIYSTVHYFGNLVLAKVEGDPPTLNQTWHTSVYKQTVTNTFMAYGILYATRFVNNDMEEIFYSFDTSTGEEKFKLGIFFRKMCPDINFLNYSPRDQMLHVYCDGYMVSYDFLFE; encoded by the exons ATGGTAACTAGCCACAATCGATCAATACCTAAGGGT GCTGGGAACCTTGAAAGTCAGCTGCTTGGATTGAAGTTCCGTTTGCCCCAACTTCTAAAAGATGTGTCAATACTGGAGAAGGAGGATGACGGCGAGCTATATGGAGTGGTTAGTCTTCAGGTGATAGAGAATGAACTCGTTGAGATCAAGAATATTGTTGACAAACTCAACAGAACCACCCAGGAATTCCAGCACTTAACTACTGATTCTGGCAGACAG CTGATGCAACTGAAAGCAGAGCTGCAGGAGTTGGAGCAATATGACAGCTTACAGGTAGAAAAGAGCCGTAAAGCCAACCAGCGCCTAAAAAGAGACCTGGAAATATGCAGGAATGATGCACACAATACACAGCCCACTCCTCATCCAGACAGTGGGCAGACCTCAG ATGTCTGTCCCCATGGCAAGTTTGTGAATATTACTGGGCCTAGATTCTACTCCAATGGAGAATCTACTGTTAACCATAAGTATGGAGGCTGGGGCCGTGACCCAAAACCCGAGTTGGGGAAAGAGAACTGGTATTGGCGGGTGATATTAGATGTCAACAACATATATGCCAACCATATCACTTTCTACTCCAGCCTGAGTTCTCTGACCGTAGGAATTAAGTTACCAG GTAATTTCTACATCAATCCTTATAATCCAACCACCAACACCATTCAAGGACCAAATGTTGTTCTATATGGTGACGCCTTGTTCTACAATTGTTATAACTTTGACCAACTTTGTCGGTTCAACGTAACATCCAAAACCGTTTCCACCCTACAGTTACCTCAAGGCACCag GTATAACTCAAACGGGAATTTTTGCCAATTTAGCGAGTGCTACATATATACTGACATCGACCTTGCAACAGATGAGTCAGGTGTGTGGCTCATCTACAGCACGGTCCATTACTTTGGTAACCTGGTGTTGGCCAAAGTGGAAGGAGATCCACCTACGCTCAACCAAACTTGGCACACCTCAGTCTATAAGCAAACGGTCACCAACACCTTCATGGCTTATGGTATCCTCTATGCGACACGATTTGTAAATAATGACATGGAAgagattttttattcatttgacaCCTCAACTGGAGAAGAGAAGTTCAAACTTGGCATCTTCTTCCGCAAGATGTGTCCTGACATTAACTTCCTGAATTACAGCCCAAGGGACCAGATGTTGCACGTCTACTGTGACGGCTACATGGTCTCTTatgactttttgtttgaataa